A genomic window from Ideonella sp. WA131b includes:
- a CDS encoding type II toxin-antitoxin system ParD family antitoxin, whose product MSTMNISLPDSLKAFVDEQVSQRGYGTSSEYVRELIRRDQDRLQLRNRLLAGASSASTAPVNETYFEGLRERVRGAAQVASKTRSRS is encoded by the coding sequence ATGAGCACAATGAACATTTCCTTGCCCGACAGCCTCAAGGCATTCGTCGACGAACAGGTCAGCCAGCGTGGCTACGGCACCAGCAGCGAGTACGTGCGCGAACTGATCCGCCGCGATCAGGATCGGCTGCAACTGCGCAACAGGCTGCTGGCGGGCGCTTCGTCGGCATCGACAGCGCCGGTGAACGAGACCTACTTCGAAGGCCTGCGCGAGCGGGTTCGCGGCGCGGCCCAGGTGGCGAGCAAGACACGCAGCCGGTCGTGA
- a CDS encoding type II toxin-antitoxin system RelE/ParE family toxin, with product MKPKPVVPRDKARQDVEDALRTYMAEDAEAAALGFIDALEQAYAHIGRYPATGSPRYAHELNLPGLRSWPLTRYPYLVFYVERSDRVDVWRVLHGQRDIPAWMQNPEDI from the coding sequence GTGAAGCCCAAGCCCGTCGTCCCGCGCGACAAGGCCCGGCAGGATGTCGAGGATGCACTCAGGACCTACATGGCCGAAGACGCCGAGGCTGCCGCGCTCGGTTTCATCGACGCCTTGGAGCAGGCCTACGCGCACATCGGGCGCTATCCTGCGACTGGGTCACCTCGCTACGCGCATGAACTGAATCTGCCGGGCCTGCGCTCCTGGCCGCTGACGCGCTACCCCTACCTCGTCTTCTATGTCGAGCGCTCGGACCGCGTCGATGTCTGGCGTGTGCTGCACGGCCAGCGCGACATCCCTGCGTGGATGCAGAACCCGGAAGACATCTGA
- a CDS encoding BrnA antitoxin family protein, with the protein MSRKPKTHPVDDDNPEWTADEAAAARRLPELPATLQAKLRGRPKSAVVKARLTVRVEPQALERWRASGPGWQTRLAALVARMAP; encoded by the coding sequence ATGAGCAGGAAACCCAAGACCCATCCGGTTGACGACGACAACCCCGAATGGACGGCTGACGAGGCTGCCGCTGCCAGGCGCTTGCCCGAGCTGCCCGCCACGCTGCAAGCCAAGCTGCGTGGTCGGCCCAAGTCGGCGGTGGTGAAGGCCCGTTTGACCGTGCGTGTGGAGCCCCAGGCCCTGGAACGATGGCGAGCCAGTGGCCCGGGTTGGCAAACACGCCTGGCAGCGCTGGTGGCGCGCATGGCGCCTTGA
- the gmd gene encoding GDP-mannose 4,6-dehydratase, which translates to MKKALITGVTGQDGSYLAEFLLEQGYEVHGIKRRASMFNTQRVDHIYEDPHIDNRHFVLHHGDLTDGSNLTRILQQVQPDEVYNLGAQSHVAVSFEAPEYTADVDALGTLRLLEAIRLLGLKDRTRFYQASTSELYGLVRETPQTETTPFHPRSPYGVAKLYAYWITVNYREAYGLYACNGILFNHESPRRGETFVTRKVTRGLAQVAQGLAPCLYMGNLGALRDWGHAKDYVRMQWLMLQQSQPEDYVIATGVQHSVRDFIGWTAQELGLQLRFEGEGADERAVVAAVHDAAKAPAVKPGDVVVRVDPRYFRPAEVETLLGDPAKAKRQLGWEPRITAREMCAEMAAEDLKLARRAALLRAHGHDAPVASEERGA; encoded by the coding sequence ATGAAGAAGGCACTCATCACCGGCGTCACCGGCCAGGACGGCAGCTACCTCGCCGAGTTCCTGCTGGAGCAGGGCTACGAGGTGCACGGCATCAAGCGCCGCGCCTCGATGTTCAACACCCAGCGTGTCGACCACATCTACGAAGACCCGCACATCGACAACCGCCACTTCGTGCTGCACCACGGCGACCTGACCGACGGCAGCAACCTCACGCGCATCCTGCAGCAGGTGCAGCCCGACGAGGTCTACAACCTGGGCGCGCAAAGCCACGTGGCCGTGAGCTTTGAGGCGCCGGAGTACACGGCCGATGTCGACGCCCTGGGCACGCTGCGGCTGCTCGAGGCCATCCGCCTGCTGGGCCTGAAGGACCGCACGCGCTTCTACCAGGCCAGCACGTCCGAGCTCTACGGCCTGGTGCGCGAGACGCCGCAGACCGAGACCACGCCCTTCCACCCGCGCAGCCCCTACGGCGTGGCCAAGCTGTACGCGTACTGGATCACCGTCAACTACCGCGAGGCGTATGGCCTGTACGCCTGCAACGGCATCCTGTTCAACCACGAGAGCCCGCGCCGTGGCGAGACCTTCGTCACGCGCAAGGTCACGCGCGGCCTGGCCCAGGTGGCGCAGGGCCTGGCGCCGTGCCTGTACATGGGCAACCTGGGCGCCCTGCGCGACTGGGGCCACGCGAAGGACTACGTGCGCATGCAGTGGCTGATGCTGCAGCAGAGCCAGCCTGAGGACTACGTCATTGCCACCGGCGTGCAGCACTCGGTGCGCGACTTCATCGGCTGGACGGCCCAGGAGCTGGGCCTGCAACTGCGCTTTGAGGGCGAGGGCGCCGACGAGCGCGCCGTGGTGGCCGCCGTGCACGACGCCGCCAAGGCCCCGGCGGTGAAGCCGGGCGACGTGGTGGTGCGTGTCGACCCGCGTTACTTCAGGCCCGCCGAGGTGGAGACGCTGCTGGGCGACCCCGCCAAGGCCAAGCGCCAGCTGGGCTGGGAGCCGCGCATCACCGCGCGCGAGATGTGCGCCGAGATGGCCGCCGAAGACCTGAAGCTGGCGCGCCGCGCCGCGCTGCTGCGCGCCCACGGGCACGACGCGCCCGTGGCCAGCGAGGAACGCGGCGCGTGA
- a CDS encoding GDP-L-fucose synthase translates to MDAPVFVAGHRGMVGSAIVRRLAALGHRRILTAPREQLDLADQAAVRAWLQRERPTAVVLAAAKVGGIQANNSYPADFIAENLQIQLNVIDGAHRAGVQRLLFLGSSCIYPRLAPQPLREDALLTGPLEPTNEPYAVAKIAGIKLCESYNRQHGRDYRSVMPTNLYGPGDNFHPEHSHVIPALMRRFHEAAQRGDAEVVVWGSGTPMREFLHVDDMAAASVHVLHLPAEVYRQHTQPMLSHINVGTGVDCSIRELAETVARVTGYAGRLVWDASKPDGTPRKLLDVSRLAALGWRAGIPLEQGLRETYAWFCAHAAHVRG, encoded by the coding sequence CTGGACGCGCCGGTGTTCGTGGCCGGCCACCGCGGCATGGTGGGCTCGGCCATCGTGCGGCGGCTGGCGGCGCTGGGCCACCGCCGCATCCTCACGGCCCCGCGCGAGCAGCTCGATCTGGCCGACCAGGCCGCCGTGCGCGCCTGGCTGCAGCGCGAGCGGCCCACCGCCGTGGTGCTGGCAGCCGCCAAGGTGGGCGGCATCCAGGCCAACAACAGCTACCCGGCCGACTTCATCGCCGAGAACCTGCAGATCCAGCTCAACGTCATCGACGGGGCCCACCGTGCCGGCGTGCAGCGGCTGCTGTTCCTGGGATCGAGCTGCATCTACCCCCGCCTGGCGCCGCAGCCCCTGCGCGAAGACGCGCTGCTCACGGGCCCGCTCGAGCCCACCAACGAGCCCTACGCGGTGGCCAAGATTGCCGGCATCAAGCTGTGCGAGAGCTACAACCGCCAGCACGGGCGCGACTACCGCAGCGTGATGCCCACCAACCTGTACGGCCCGGGCGACAACTTCCACCCCGAGCACAGCCACGTCATCCCGGCGCTGATGCGCCGCTTTCACGAGGCCGCGCAGCGCGGCGACGCCGAGGTGGTGGTGTGGGGCAGCGGCACGCCCATGCGCGAGTTCCTGCACGTGGACGACATGGCCGCGGCCAGCGTGCACGTGCTGCACCTGCCGGCCGAGGTGTACCGCCAGCACACGCAGCCCATGCTCAGCCACATCAACGTGGGCACCGGCGTGGACTGCAGCATCCGCGAGCTGGCCGAGACGGTGGCCCGCGTCACGGGCTACGCTGGCCGGCTGGTGTGGGATGCGAGCAAGCCCGACGGCACGCCGCGCAAGCTGCTGGACGTATCGCGCCTGGCCGCGCTGGGCTGGCGCGCGGGCATCCCGCTGGAACAGGGCCTGCGAGAGACCTACGCGTGGTTCTGCGCGCACGCGGCGCACGTGCGCGGCTGA